The following coding sequences lie in one Myxococcus xanthus genomic window:
- a CDS encoding tetratricopeptide repeat protein, with protein MRQFFIVLGCSFVLGCASTPKPVPAAPPDAAETSQAEHETPGYLSPSEIVKVLEDSKVAYRVEGKDSPPGGWGDQLWPQRVALIDVPQVEVEDGRRTIREWPTPAGLKALLDEVEPHFQAKRYDEAAKLYAQATDLCPECYVAWVFRGDADYFAGDAATALEHYVRATTLNPYDHRAWFFQGNALAKLGRFEEALDAWAQCLALSPRYPVIRQFFRTNAHLGLVIRGDTIVPRGYAERAAEGVSIQFDPNHDPAWLAFANCKALWLGEPSHRAKMTGSTEEQFTSVEEMECLASALAVHESQKAEGKTDASDPTLDRLFAIAQEGLLLEAVLFEVGARVHPQIALTLDDELRRRLKKYVLTHVLVPAGGHGG; from the coding sequence GTGCGCCAATTCTTCATTGTCCTCGGCTGTTCCTTCGTCCTCGGGTGCGCGTCCACGCCGAAGCCCGTCCCAGCAGCGCCTCCCGATGCCGCCGAGACGTCCCAGGCGGAGCACGAGACACCGGGGTACCTCTCGCCCTCCGAAATCGTGAAGGTGCTGGAGGATTCCAAGGTCGCCTATCGGGTCGAAGGCAAGGACTCACCCCCGGGCGGGTGGGGCGACCAGCTGTGGCCTCAGCGCGTGGCCCTGATTGACGTCCCCCAGGTGGAGGTGGAGGACGGCCGCCGTACCATCCGCGAGTGGCCCACGCCCGCCGGGCTGAAAGCCCTGCTCGATGAGGTCGAACCCCACTTCCAGGCGAAGCGCTACGACGAGGCCGCGAAGCTGTACGCCCAGGCCACGGACCTGTGTCCCGAGTGCTACGTGGCGTGGGTCTTCCGGGGCGACGCGGACTACTTCGCCGGAGACGCGGCCACCGCGCTGGAGCACTACGTCCGCGCCACCACCCTCAACCCCTATGACCACCGTGCCTGGTTCTTCCAGGGCAATGCCCTGGCGAAGCTGGGGCGCTTCGAGGAGGCGCTGGATGCCTGGGCGCAGTGCCTGGCGCTGAGCCCGCGCTACCCCGTCATCCGCCAGTTCTTCCGCACCAACGCGCACCTGGGGTTGGTCATCCGCGGTGACACCATTGTTCCGCGCGGGTACGCCGAGCGCGCCGCGGAGGGCGTCTCCATCCAGTTCGACCCCAACCACGACCCGGCCTGGCTGGCGTTCGCCAACTGCAAGGCCCTGTGGCTGGGCGAGCCGTCACACCGGGCGAAGATGACGGGCTCCACCGAGGAGCAGTTCACCTCCGTGGAGGAGATGGAGTGCCTGGCATCGGCGCTGGCGGTCCATGAGAGCCAGAAGGCGGAGGGCAAGACGGATGCCTCGGACCCCACGCTGGACCGGCTCTTCGCCATCGCCCAGGAGGGGCTGCTGCTGGAAGCGGTGTTGTTCGAGGTGGGCGCGCGCGTCCACCCTCAAATCGCGCTCACCCTGGATGATGAGCTCCGCCGGCGCCTCAAGAAGTACGTCCTGACGCACGTCCTGGTGCCGGCGGGAGGCCACGGGGGCTGA
- a CDS encoding energy transducer TonB produces MFNSVIERQRAGRLGTGVWMSIALHAALFGAVLFISARPPSPSEPPEPKELVLRVAQPPRVAKGSPAPAQPKAATAPRPRPRNRDRVPARVPPPVVDAPPKPVEAVASIDTSTSTDELADPGDGVPGGHPEGYEDSNVVGVQYVPGLGPGQEGTGTDIMPFGSGMTPPRLMGSPGIEYTHQALAARVEGTMIAKCVITVRGDVTDCRIIKGLPHMNESVLDALHARRYTPVQYQGRTVSVSYVFTLRLKLPR; encoded by the coding sequence ATGTTCAATTCGGTCATCGAGCGGCAGCGGGCTGGACGTCTTGGCACGGGCGTGTGGATGTCCATCGCCCTGCATGCGGCCCTGTTCGGGGCGGTGCTCTTCATCTCCGCGAGGCCGCCGAGTCCGAGCGAGCCGCCGGAGCCGAAGGAGCTGGTGCTCCGCGTGGCGCAGCCCCCGCGCGTGGCGAAGGGCTCCCCCGCCCCCGCGCAGCCGAAGGCAGCCACCGCGCCACGCCCTCGCCCGCGCAACCGGGACCGAGTGCCCGCGCGCGTGCCGCCGCCGGTGGTGGATGCGCCGCCCAAGCCGGTGGAAGCGGTGGCGAGCATCGACACCAGCACCTCGACGGACGAGCTGGCGGACCCGGGGGATGGCGTGCCGGGTGGGCATCCGGAGGGCTACGAGGACAGCAACGTGGTTGGCGTGCAGTACGTGCCCGGCCTGGGCCCTGGGCAGGAGGGAACGGGCACCGACATCATGCCGTTCGGCTCGGGCATGACGCCGCCCAGGCTGATGGGAAGCCCTGGCATCGAATACACGCACCAGGCGCTCGCCGCCCGAGTGGAGGGCACCATGATTGCCAAGTGTGTCATCACGGTGCGCGGCGACGTGACGGACTGCCGCATCATCAAGGGCCTGCCGCACATGAACGAGTCCGTGCTCGATGCGCTCCACGCCCGCCGCTACACCCCAGTGCAGTACCAGGGCCGGACGGTGAGCGTGTCCTACGTGTTCACGCTGCGGCTCAAGCTGCCCCGCTAG